One segment of Triticum aestivum cultivar Chinese Spring chromosome 2A, IWGSC CS RefSeq v2.1, whole genome shotgun sequence DNA contains the following:
- the LOC123189403 gene encoding PLAT domain-containing protein 1, translating to MPHWILLTKKKSTPPATSPKCHCPVGPPSIPFIAPRLIVPSRLLPDRKSPAMKLSCLLLVSFFAAAYASSERAIAVAGAGGLLSDPEQQCVYTVYVRTGSIWKGGTDSAIGVTLLGSDGTGVRIADLEQWGGMMGAGHDYYERGNLDIFSGRGPCMERAPCWANVTSDGAGAHHGWYCNYVEVTATGPHMGCAQQLFTVEQWLATDASPYRLYAAVDNCGDKQAAAKGHEARAAAL from the exons ATGCCACATTGGATTCTCCTAACAAAAAAAAAATCAACTCCCCCAGCTACTTCCCCAAAGTGTCACTGTCCAGTGGGTCCACCCTCGATCCCCTTTATAGCGCCACGCCTTATCGTTCCCAGTCGCTTACTTCCGGATCGAAAGTCGCCGGCCATGAAGCTCTCCTGCCTTCTCCTCGTCTCCTTCTTTGCCGCG GCGTACGCGTCGTCGGAGAGAGCGATCGCGGTCGCGGGCGCCGGCGGCCTCTTATCGGACCCGGAGCAGCAGTGCGTGTACACGGTGTACGTGCGGACGGGCTCGATCTGGAAGGGCGGGACGGACTCGGCGATCGGCGTGACCCTGCTGGGCTCGGACGGCACGGGCGTCCGGATCGCCGACCTGGAGCAGTGGGGCGGGATGATGGGCGCCGGCCACGACTACTACGAGCGCGGCAACCTCGACATCTTCAGCGGCCGCGGGCCCTGCATGGAGCGCGCGCCGTGCTGGGCGAACGTCACCTCCGATGGCGCCGGCGCGCACCACGGCTGGTACTGCAACTACGTCGAGGTCACGGCCACGGGGCCCCACATGGGCTGCGCGCAGCAGCTCTTCACCGTCGAGCAGTGGCTCGCTACCGACGCCTCGCCCTACCGCCTCTACGCCGCCGTCGACAACTGCGGCGACAAGCAGGCAGCTGCCAAGGGCCACGAGGCCAGGGCCGCCGCTCTGTGA